From the Oleiharenicola lentus genome, one window contains:
- a CDS encoding sulfatase family protein has product MRHLIRTVFAARLIGLSLALPGAIAAEPPARPNVLFIITDDQSYDALSIVQREQGAQGRFPWLDTPNLDRLASEGVRFRNAFVTNSLCSPSRAVNLTGLYNHEDGNGIASNFRPFAASNVTHATLMREAGYTTAYVGKWHMDNQRERPGFDHHATYLGHGRYENCPFIVDGKETSSTGWVDDAATDYAIAFIERQKASPKPWSLVLGFKTPHQPWEPPARTKDLYAGAVARTVPNFNTPPPYLRAQGKNRSSQAVPPTATTNLGYFRCLKAMDDCVGRLLAALKQSGMAENTIVVFTSDNGVYLGAHATGDKRSAYDESLRVPFLVRFPALGPAARGRVVDEMVLNLDLAPTLLDFAGLAAPAMQGRSWRPLLTGPAASWRQSWFYEYFTENQNNTRVPDLTAVRTVDAKLIKYPGHPAWTELFDLKSDPYETQNLIDDPAAAALKARMLAEHNRLAREVGFRVPRFVDRPPDWGQPGSLAGELSPP; this is encoded by the coding sequence GTGCGCCACCTCATCCGTACCGTCTTCGCCGCAAGGCTCATCGGGCTTTCCCTTGCTCTGCCCGGTGCCATCGCGGCGGAGCCGCCTGCCCGGCCCAACGTCCTCTTCATCATCACCGACGACCAATCCTACGACGCCCTTTCGATCGTCCAAAGGGAGCAGGGCGCGCAGGGTCGTTTCCCCTGGCTGGATACGCCCAACTTGGACCGGCTCGCCTCCGAGGGGGTGCGTTTTCGCAACGCTTTTGTGACCAATTCCCTGTGTTCTCCCAGCCGCGCGGTGAACCTGACCGGTCTCTATAATCACGAGGATGGCAACGGCATCGCGTCCAACTTTCGACCCTTTGCCGCCAGCAACGTCACGCATGCCACCTTGATGCGTGAGGCCGGCTACACGACGGCCTACGTTGGAAAGTGGCACATGGACAACCAGCGGGAACGGCCCGGATTCGACCATCACGCCACTTATTTGGGGCACGGACGTTACGAGAACTGCCCCTTCATCGTTGATGGGAAGGAAACCTCCTCCACTGGGTGGGTCGACGACGCCGCCACTGACTACGCGATCGCCTTTATCGAAAGACAAAAGGCCTCACCCAAACCCTGGTCGCTCGTTCTCGGCTTCAAGACACCGCACCAGCCCTGGGAGCCCCCGGCCCGGACCAAGGATTTGTACGCCGGGGCCGTCGCCCGGACCGTGCCCAATTTCAACACGCCGCCTCCCTATCTGCGCGCCCAGGGCAAGAACCGCAGCAGTCAGGCGGTTCCGCCCACCGCGACCACCAACCTCGGCTATTTTCGCTGCCTCAAGGCCATGGATGATTGCGTAGGGCGCCTCCTGGCGGCGCTCAAGCAATCGGGAATGGCGGAAAACACGATCGTCGTCTTCACCTCAGACAATGGGGTTTATCTTGGCGCGCACGCCACGGGCGACAAGCGCAGTGCCTACGACGAGAGCTTGCGGGTTCCCTTTCTCGTACGTTTCCCCGCGCTGGGGCCTGCGGCCCGGGGCCGTGTCGTGGATGAGATGGTGCTCAATCTGGACCTGGCTCCTACGCTGCTGGATTTCGCCGGCTTGGCGGCGCCGGCGATGCAGGGCCGAAGCTGGCGGCCGTTGCTGACCGGACCGGCGGCATCCTGGCGGCAGAGTTGGTTCTACGAATACTTCACGGAGAACCAGAATAACACCCGCGTGCCGGACCTGACCGCGGTGCGCACCGTCGATGCCAAATTGATCAAGTATCCCGGGCACCCGGCCTGGACCGAACTGTTCGACCTCAAAAGCGATCCCTACGAAACCCAAAACCTCATCGATGATCCCGCCGCCGCCGCGCTGAAGGCGCGGATGCTCGCGGAACATAACCGGCTGGCGCGGGAGGTGGGCTTCCGCGTGCCGCGTTTCGTCGATCGCCCACCGGATTGGGGCCAGCCGGGTAGCCTGGCGGGAGAACTCTCCCCGCCGTAG
- a CDS encoding sulfatase produces MNTPTILSRSNGLIYLTLSMFTALGCGGLVQAEPTPTQKRPNVLFVISDDLSSRIRPTGYEGVMTPVLDRLAKEATTFQRSYCQYPVCGPSRASFLSGMYPQTTGVLDNEAKFAEALPGAVSLPKAFRQAGYWTAAVGKVFHRPLDNPGNDTWDQTLAFENDEMELERVARVAFEREHGPITTPKNRRAWKDHLLTIAPQTRNQGVKGLGPGFGPTGLRDDQHADGKNARQVAAWISDNASGNRPFFIACGFHKPHIPFLAPDAYFAKYPVDSIKLSRSPADDWNDIPALAKTNQYLDYGFPALGQEDEARRRGFMQAYYACISFIDAQLGLIIEALHQSGQWENTIIVFVGDHGYHLGEHFMWGKVTLFEEAARMPMLVRVPGMTKGNSSKALVEMVDLFPTLVALSGFTPPSSLQGRSFVPLLRDSTVAGKECAYTVVKRGEQLGRAIRFDHWRYTEWGSPDKAELYDLDADPGEFTNLVSNKDHAAVLARAKALLAQAEQNAKGSTNPNPKSS; encoded by the coding sequence ATGAACACCCCTACAATTCTCTCTCGCTCGAATGGTCTGATTTACCTGACCCTGTCGATGTTCACGGCGCTGGGTTGCGGCGGGCTGGTTCAGGCCGAACCAACTCCGACTCAAAAGCGACCAAACGTGTTGTTTGTGATCAGCGATGATCTTAGCTCGCGTATCCGGCCGACAGGCTATGAAGGTGTCATGACCCCGGTGCTCGATCGTCTGGCCAAGGAGGCCACGACTTTCCAGCGCAGCTACTGTCAGTATCCCGTCTGCGGGCCCTCCCGCGCTTCCTTTCTGAGTGGCATGTACCCACAAACCACGGGTGTTTTGGACAATGAAGCCAAGTTCGCCGAAGCCCTCCCCGGTGCGGTGTCGCTCCCCAAGGCCTTTCGTCAGGCTGGATACTGGACGGCGGCGGTGGGCAAGGTGTTTCACCGCCCCCTGGACAACCCGGGCAACGATACCTGGGACCAGACGCTGGCGTTTGAGAACGATGAGATGGAACTGGAGCGGGTCGCGCGGGTCGCGTTTGAGCGGGAGCACGGTCCGATCACCACGCCCAAGAACCGCAGAGCGTGGAAGGATCACCTGCTCACGATTGCCCCGCAGACCCGTAACCAGGGGGTCAAAGGCCTCGGGCCGGGGTTTGGACCCACGGGACTGCGCGACGACCAACACGCCGATGGCAAGAATGCCCGGCAGGTCGCCGCCTGGATCAGTGATAACGCGAGCGGCAACCGACCCTTCTTCATCGCCTGCGGTTTCCACAAACCCCACATCCCCTTTTTGGCGCCCGATGCCTATTTCGCGAAGTATCCGGTCGACTCCATCAAGCTGAGTCGCTCACCTGCCGACGACTGGAACGACATTCCGGCACTGGCGAAGACCAACCAGTATCTGGACTACGGGTTCCCTGCGCTCGGGCAAGAGGATGAGGCCCGTCGTCGTGGGTTCATGCAGGCCTACTACGCCTGCATCTCCTTCATTGATGCCCAGCTCGGCCTCATCATCGAAGCCCTGCACCAGAGCGGTCAGTGGGAGAACACCATCATCGTGTTCGTCGGTGATCACGGTTATCATCTGGGCGAACACTTTATGTGGGGCAAGGTGACACTGTTCGAGGAGGCGGCCCGGATGCCCATGCTCGTCAGGGTTCCGGGCATGACCAAGGGCAACTCCAGCAAGGCCTTGGTGGAAATGGTCGACCTCTTCCCCACGCTGGTCGCGTTGAGTGGTTTCACGCCTCCGTCCAGCTTGCAGGGGCGTTCGTTCGTACCGCTGCTGAGGGACTCCACGGTGGCAGGAAAGGAGTGCGCCTACACGGTGGTCAAACGGGGTGAGCAACTCGGTCGTGCCATCCGGTTTGATCACTGGCGCTATACCGAGTGGGGCTCGCCCGACAAGGCGGAGCTTTACGACTTGGATGCCGATCCCGGGGAATTCACGAACCTCGTAAGCAACAAGGATCACGCCGCGGTGCTGGCCCGGGCCAAGGCGTTGCTGGCGCAAGCCGAGCAAAACGCAAAAGGGTCGACCAACCCGAACCCGAAGAGCTCCTGA
- a CDS encoding sulfatase family protein: MKSRLKPGKVLGSAFALWFATAAFAQDRPNVVIVLADDLGYGSVGAYGADPGLVRTPHIDQLAKEGIRFDRAYTTASVCSPTRYDFLTARYSWRTHLKHAVVDEYDPLLIENGRVTLALWLKQRGYQTSHFGKWHLGYGAAPFQSLADAAAVGPNCVGFDHHFGVPNNMDDVHKVYVENDGIFGLRSKRTSPYGKSYYGKQYAGYDAPQRNEPEVMKVITEKAIAWIDRRDRTKPFFIYFAPVAVHHPIMPSERMRGTSSAGAYGDFIHDLDYSVGLLVDALKVRGLDQNTLFVFTSDNGGDIPEDGKTPERQAIAAGLKPNGDHRGDKHQIYNGGFRVPMVIRWPDRLTSGAVATGTVSTIDLFPTLAEVIDTPLQDEQFDGRSFRALLTHPGERYQREDLVLRDVNGRRALVAGAYKYISDQFPPSVKGPKVEEELYDLGTDPGETKNLAGARPEVVAKLRQRLAHISRGD, from the coding sequence ATGAAATCACGGCTCAAACCAGGCAAGGTCCTCGGGTCTGCCTTTGCCCTGTGGTTCGCCACCGCTGCCTTCGCCCAGGATCGCCCCAATGTCGTCATCGTTCTGGCCGATGACCTCGGCTACGGTTCGGTTGGTGCCTACGGCGCCGATCCCGGTCTCGTTAGAACACCGCATATCGATCAACTGGCCAAAGAAGGCATCCGTTTTGACCGGGCCTACACGACCGCATCGGTTTGTTCGCCGACCCGCTATGACTTTCTCACCGCCCGCTACTCCTGGCGCACGCACCTCAAGCACGCGGTGGTGGACGAATATGATCCCCTGCTGATTGAAAATGGGCGGGTGACTTTGGCGCTCTGGCTGAAGCAGCGGGGTTATCAGACCTCTCACTTCGGAAAGTGGCACCTGGGTTATGGCGCCGCCCCCTTCCAGAGCCTCGCGGATGCGGCCGCGGTCGGGCCCAACTGCGTCGGGTTCGACCATCATTTCGGGGTGCCGAACAACATGGACGATGTGCACAAGGTCTATGTCGAGAACGACGGCATCTTCGGCCTGAGGAGCAAGCGCACGTCCCCCTACGGCAAGAGCTACTACGGCAAGCAGTATGCGGGCTACGATGCGCCGCAGAGGAACGAGCCGGAAGTCATGAAGGTCATCACGGAAAAGGCGATCGCCTGGATCGACCGACGCGATCGAACCAAGCCGTTCTTCATCTACTTCGCTCCGGTGGCGGTGCATCACCCCATCATGCCCTCCGAACGCATGCGAGGAACGAGTTCCGCCGGCGCTTACGGAGATTTCATCCACGACCTGGATTACTCGGTCGGGCTGTTGGTGGACGCCCTGAAGGTGCGCGGCCTGGATCAGAATACGCTTTTCGTCTTCACCAGCGACAACGGCGGCGACATCCCGGAGGATGGAAAGACGCCCGAGCGGCAGGCCATAGCCGCCGGTCTCAAGCCCAACGGCGATCACCGGGGCGACAAACACCAGATCTACAATGGCGGCTTCCGCGTGCCGATGGTGATCCGCTGGCCGGACAGACTCACGAGCGGGGCCGTGGCGACAGGCACCGTGTCCACCATCGACCTGTTTCCCACGCTCGCCGAGGTGATCGATACGCCCCTGCAAGACGAGCAGTTCGACGGTCGAAGCTTCCGAGCATTGCTCACCCATCCGGGCGAAAGATATCAGCGCGAGGATCTCGTGTTGCGCGATGTGAACGGTCGCCGCGCGCTCGTCGCAGGGGCGTACAAGTACATCAGTGATCAATTTCCCCCGAGCGTCAAGGGGCCCAAGGTCGAGGAGGAACTTTACGATCTCGGAACCGATCCCGGCGAAACCAAGAACTTGGCCGGCGCGAGACCGGAAGTCGTGGCCAAATTGAGGCAGAGACTGGCGCATATCTCACGTGGCGACTGA
- a CDS encoding glycoside hydrolase family 71/99-like protein encodes MKTLLPPLLAFLCLLASIPGLSAENKHGPSTRHPTYKGLVMAGYQGWFRAEGDSSGEGWVHYGRNKKFDAESVTIDFWPDVSEYEKIYPTSFTHPGGSVAKVFSSADRSTTELHFKWMQQYGVDGVFMQRFFHVTRGHQKSDKSQDHILRNALAAAKANGRALAVMYDLSGLKTTGEDCSSVIEDWKMLVDELKVTNQGADQPYLYHNGKPLVAIWGVGFPDRSYNIRNIGINRLIDFLKNDPVYGGCSVMLGVPTYFRDLDKDCTSAPYLHELIESVDIVMPWMAQRWTPLVHNPIEHIRDHVLADIRWTKERGVDYAPLIYPGFSWRNLSLGKPDLARYTAYGAIPRLGGRFYWDQMTTMISAGAEMIYVAMFDEIDEGTAIFKVSDNPPVSDRFHFVGNDGVPSDHYLWLTGLGAKMLRREIPLSLQMPERK; translated from the coding sequence ATGAAAACACTCCTGCCCCCACTCTTGGCGTTTCTATGCCTCCTGGCCTCCATTCCCGGTCTTTCCGCCGAGAACAAACACGGACCTTCCACCCGGCATCCCACCTACAAGGGCTTGGTGATGGCCGGCTATCAGGGATGGTTCCGCGCTGAAGGGGACAGCTCCGGCGAAGGCTGGGTCCATTATGGCCGGAACAAGAAGTTCGATGCGGAAAGCGTCACGATCGATTTTTGGCCGGATGTTTCTGAATACGAAAAGATCTATCCCACAAGCTTCACGCATCCCGGCGGCAGCGTCGCCAAGGTATTCAGCTCCGCCGACCGGAGCACGACGGAGCTGCATTTCAAATGGATGCAGCAATACGGCGTGGACGGGGTGTTCATGCAGCGATTCTTTCACGTCACGCGGGGCCATCAGAAGTCGGACAAGTCCCAGGACCATATTCTGCGCAACGCCCTGGCTGCCGCCAAGGCCAACGGCCGGGCCCTGGCGGTGATGTACGACCTGTCAGGCCTGAAAACCACCGGAGAGGACTGCTCTTCGGTCATCGAAGACTGGAAGATGCTGGTCGACGAACTGAAGGTGACCAACCAGGGAGCGGACCAACCTTACCTCTACCACAACGGCAAACCCCTCGTCGCGATCTGGGGGGTGGGGTTTCCCGATCGCAGCTACAATATCCGGAATATCGGGATCAACCGACTCATCGATTTTCTCAAAAATGATCCGGTATATGGCGGGTGTTCCGTGATGCTCGGAGTGCCCACCTACTTTCGGGATTTGGACAAGGACTGCACGAGCGCCCCCTATCTGCACGAGCTGATCGAGTCCGTGGATATTGTCATGCCTTGGATGGCCCAGCGCTGGACTCCCCTGGTCCACAATCCGATCGAGCACATCAGGGATCACGTCCTGGCGGACATCCGATGGACCAAGGAACGGGGGGTGGACTACGCGCCCCTGATCTATCCCGGTTTCAGCTGGAGGAATCTGTCGCTGGGCAAACCGGATCTCGCCCGCTACACGGCCTACGGTGCCATCCCCCGGTTGGGCGGACGCTTCTACTGGGACCAGATGACCACCATGATCAGCGCCGGCGCCGAGATGATCTATGTGGCCATGTTTGATGAGATCGACGAGGGCACCGCCATCTTCAAGGTTTCAGACAACCCACCCGTAAGTGATCGGTTCCATTTCGTCGGCAATGACGGCGTACCTTCGGATCACTATCTCTGGCTGACGGGCCTCGGGGCCAAAATGCTGCGACGGGAGATTCCTCTCAGCCTTCAGATGCCGGAAAGAAAATAG
- a CDS encoding TonB-dependent receptor plug domain-containing protein — protein MSLIFLPLPAFAQTAPTAPAGQEQETIVLNPFVVTADSTSGYYASETLSGTQLKSQIRDLANPITVLTEEFMRDIGAVNYQEALEFLPSTREFKGDASDTEGVTNRTGTPYMVRGFRSTALTNNFFTSRIKVDNYNTETLTQSRGPNSLLFGLGSVGGGLDATAKQGRFSTNSYGAEVRFDSEGSKRISVDTNQILIPKKLAVRFAALSTDQRTPRDLQYARRNSAYINFTIQPFKNTTINLNAEMGRLEESVPRSYLAYDSVSAWLSSPLTPFNKANRIDNLLVTSGSTTARNAARNLITGVTQGFSTTNYLVYIMNAPELGVQNFKWKSRGSEVRVNGNNQNQTSISELTVVPGVNFPLDTMVPGPSEHFDTLYDKYSASLQQKLLEKTYLEVAGSYEDVFNEDWQPITRGDYEVFIDPNYYLPTQLASNNPDPTKPLNPYFGVPYVEGNAKLERRDTVTKQFRATLTHQFDLSGIEPINGFDLGKFSVVAFHYYRSTDSYFSQPEEMTSTSQLTTGVVGDTQNQIRRRYYLLPGQPVHFPALDYRTATINQTANASVPGGVIPAISSGFLNRLNPVYAPETTKSYAAIGQWELFSRRLILTGGIRQDDISSKNFVFTQNPVTKLFSNRGEGAFSPATESSVKNYNFGAVVRVAKWLDVYANTATNTVGAGGTNYNIFNERLPDQEGEGFDLGLRGFFWDDRVILKLNYFSNELLNRVSDPLRDGAIGIEMARQNGYVERYLEGMVLNGFGDKVAGSPRFANYTGNQLWSDVESDKTEGYELEATLNPTKQLRILVNVSYNDSTLNATYKFTRPWFDQYVKPYATDAAIRAPIANPTFNATRTIGEYIDGMARRLNYHEAQIGGSRIRGNNWIVNLVGSYAFDEGPLKGLRVGGDVRWRDANTIGYPEVAGTFDTKNPFKGAESFITSAFASYSWKTKLLDRNTNWSVSLRVRNILDDSETYPNSAVDYGNGVPHYLQRIYVQPRTYELTAGMRF, from the coding sequence ATGAGTCTGATTTTCCTGCCTTTACCTGCGTTTGCCCAGACGGCTCCGACCGCCCCGGCGGGCCAGGAGCAGGAAACGATCGTGCTGAATCCCTTCGTCGTGACCGCGGACTCCACCAGCGGCTATTACGCGTCCGAGACCCTATCCGGGACGCAATTGAAGTCCCAGATCCGTGATCTGGCGAACCCGATCACGGTTCTCACGGAAGAATTCATGCGGGATATCGGAGCGGTGAACTACCAGGAAGCCCTGGAGTTCCTGCCCAGCACCCGCGAATTCAAGGGGGACGCCTCGGATACGGAGGGAGTGACCAACCGCACGGGCACGCCCTACATGGTTCGTGGTTTCCGTTCCACCGCGCTGACCAACAATTTCTTCACCAGTCGCATCAAGGTGGATAACTACAACACCGAGACGCTCACCCAATCGCGGGGACCGAACTCCTTGCTCTTTGGCCTGGGTTCGGTGGGTGGTGGCCTCGACGCCACGGCCAAGCAGGGCCGGTTCAGCACCAACAGTTATGGCGCAGAGGTCCGATTCGACTCCGAGGGATCCAAACGCATCAGTGTTGATACCAATCAGATCCTCATCCCCAAGAAGCTCGCGGTCCGCTTTGCCGCCCTCTCCACCGATCAACGCACCCCCCGCGACCTGCAATATGCGCGGCGGAATTCCGCCTATATCAATTTCACGATCCAGCCGTTCAAGAACACAACGATCAACCTGAATGCGGAAATGGGGCGGCTTGAAGAATCCGTCCCCAGGTCCTACCTGGCCTATGACAGTGTTTCCGCCTGGTTAAGCAGCCCACTGACCCCATTCAATAAGGCCAACCGGATCGACAATCTCCTCGTCACTTCCGGCAGCACGACAGCCCGCAATGCCGCCCGCAATCTTATCACCGGGGTCACCCAGGGATTCTCCACCACCAATTATCTCGTCTATATCATGAACGCCCCCGAGCTGGGTGTGCAGAACTTTAAGTGGAAATCTCGCGGATCGGAAGTCCGCGTAAATGGGAACAACCAAAACCAGACCAGCATTTCAGAACTAACCGTCGTGCCGGGGGTAAACTTCCCGCTGGACACCATGGTGCCCGGACCGTCGGAACACTTCGACACTCTCTACGACAAGTATTCGGCTTCCTTGCAGCAGAAGTTGCTGGAGAAGACCTACCTCGAGGTGGCTGGATCCTACGAAGACGTCTTCAACGAGGATTGGCAGCCCATCACCCGCGGCGACTACGAAGTCTTTATCGACCCCAACTACTATCTCCCAACCCAGCTGGCGTCGAACAATCCGGATCCCACCAAGCCGCTCAATCCCTATTTCGGCGTCCCCTATGTCGAGGGCAACGCCAAGCTCGAGCGCCGCGACACGGTGACCAAACAGTTCCGTGCAACCCTGACCCATCAATTCGACCTGAGTGGCATCGAGCCGATCAATGGGTTTGATCTCGGAAAATTCAGCGTGGTTGCATTTCATTACTACCGGTCGACAGACAGCTATTTCTCCCAGCCGGAGGAAATGACCAGCACCTCGCAGCTGACGACCGGCGTCGTTGGTGATACCCAAAATCAGATTCGTCGGCGTTATTACCTGCTGCCGGGGCAACCGGTCCACTTTCCCGCCCTCGACTATCGGACCGCCACAATCAACCAGACCGCCAACGCCTCGGTTCCAGGCGGCGTTATCCCCGCGATCTCCTCGGGTTTCTTGAACCGTCTGAATCCCGTTTACGCGCCCGAAACAACCAAATCCTATGCCGCCATCGGTCAATGGGAACTGTTCTCCCGGCGGTTGATCCTCACCGGGGGCATCCGGCAGGATGATATCAGCTCGAAGAATTTTGTCTTCACCCAGAATCCAGTCACCAAGCTTTTTAGCAACCGGGGCGAAGGTGCTTTCAGCCCGGCGACCGAGTCCTCGGTCAAGAACTACAATTTCGGCGCCGTGGTCCGGGTCGCCAAGTGGCTGGATGTGTATGCTAACACGGCCACGAACACCGTGGGTGCCGGTGGCACCAACTATAACATCTTCAACGAACGGCTGCCCGATCAGGAGGGCGAAGGTTTCGATTTGGGATTGCGCGGCTTTTTTTGGGATGACCGGGTCATACTCAAGCTGAACTACTTCAGCAACGAACTCCTGAACCGCGTCTCGGACCCCCTTCGCGATGGAGCCATCGGCATCGAAATGGCCCGTCAGAACGGTTACGTCGAAAGATATCTCGAAGGCATGGTCCTCAATGGTTTTGGAGACAAGGTGGCCGGATCTCCCCGCTTTGCCAATTACACGGGCAATCAGCTCTGGTCGGACGTGGAGTCGGACAAGACGGAAGGCTACGAACTGGAGGCCACCCTCAATCCCACCAAACAGCTCCGGATCTTGGTCAACGTCTCCTACAACGACTCCACCTTGAACGCCACTTACAAATTCACGCGGCCGTGGTTTGACCAATACGTCAAACCCTACGCGACTGATGCGGCGATCCGCGCGCCGATCGCCAATCCTACGTTCAACGCCACCCGGACCATCGGAGAGTATATTGACGGCATGGCCCGCCGCCTGAACTACCACGAAGCGCAGATCGGCGGATCCCGCATTCGGGGCAACAACTGGATCGTGAATCTGGTCGGCAGCTACGCCTTCGACGAAGGCCCGTTGAAGGGCCTGCGGGTGGGTGGGGATGTGCGCTGGCGCGATGCCAACACCATCGGGTACCCGGAGGTGGCCGGCACCTTCGACACGAAAAATCCCTTCAAGGGCGCGGAGTCGTTTATCACGAGCGCTTTCGCCTCATATTCCTGGAAGACCAAGCTCCTTGATCGAAACACCAACTGGTCGGTGTCACTGCGGGTGCGGAACATTCTGGACGACAGCGAAACCTATCCCAACAGCGCCGTCGATTACGGCAATGGCGTGCCGCACTACCTACAGCGGATCTACGTGCAGCCGCGCACCTACGAGCTCACGGCCGGGATGAGATTCTAA
- a CDS encoding GH92 family glycosyl hydrolase: MRLPSLLVCLALGVGLGHSAFGQDSTQYIDPRIGNVSILLVPTYPTFSRPNQMLRIVPAKTDYIDDQVAGFPLQVGAHRQAGVFPMKIVLGSVTTDSWKSKMPIDHDLEVVRPWHYSTYLIESAVRVSFTPAAKAAIYQIDFPAPTTTARHLLFTGSEQLKVTSAGPNAFTFEDEFSFTNGGVTPTVLSQTVYAYAELKDESGRPIAGTQLDTTQRKAALALPAEAPARVLLCYGISYISIEQAKRNYDLEAGDSSFATLLEQGQAAWAKVTEQIAVEGGTEAQRRSFYTALYRTHERMVDINEHGRYFSGYDRQVHRSDRPFYVDDWVWDTYLATHPLRTILDPQMQSDVLNSYTLMYQQSGWLPTFPQVFGNRMCMNAYHSASLFLDAHRKGITGYDLQVAYAGIKKNLTEGTLLPWRQGHAKVGFDDFFYAQGYFPALHPGEKETEPLVDGFEKRQPVAITLGVAFDAWTLAQLAKDLGKTDDFESFSLVGGFYRNLWHPQERLFMPKDDKGEWIMIDPKTAGGPGYREYYDENNGWTYAWQVQHDIPGLVELLGGAKATEARLDQLFREPLGMPRRLFYVDGANSTGLVGQFAMGNEPSFHIPFLYNYVGAPWKTQKRTRFLLDVWFKDNIFGIPGDEDGGGMSAFVVFTSMGLYPVTPGLPYYTITSPIFTRTTIHLQNGRSFTVVAPGASREKKYIQKARLNGRPLDTPFISHAAIMQGGTLELELGELPDKIWGLGQPPPGYPSP, from the coding sequence ATGCGTCTTCCCTCGCTCTTGGTTTGTCTGGCCCTGGGCGTCGGTCTGGGCCATTCGGCGTTTGGTCAGGATTCCACGCAGTATATCGATCCGCGCATCGGCAATGTCTCGATACTGCTCGTGCCGACCTATCCGACCTTCAGCCGGCCGAATCAGATGCTCCGGATTGTGCCCGCCAAGACGGATTACATCGACGATCAGGTGGCCGGCTTCCCGTTGCAGGTTGGCGCCCATCGCCAGGCGGGCGTCTTCCCGATGAAGATCGTGCTCGGCTCGGTCACGACCGATTCGTGGAAAAGCAAGATGCCGATTGATCACGATCTCGAGGTCGTCCGTCCGTGGCACTACTCCACCTACCTAATCGAGAGTGCCGTCCGGGTGAGTTTCACGCCCGCCGCCAAGGCCGCGATCTACCAGATCGATTTTCCCGCCCCTACGACCACAGCACGGCACCTGCTGTTCACCGGCAGCGAGCAGTTGAAGGTGACCTCCGCCGGTCCGAATGCATTCACCTTCGAGGACGAGTTCAGCTTCACGAACGGCGGCGTCACGCCGACGGTGCTCAGTCAGACGGTCTATGCGTATGCGGAGCTCAAGGACGAGAGCGGCCGGCCCATCGCAGGCACGCAACTCGACACCACCCAGCGCAAAGCCGCCCTCGCTCTGCCGGCCGAGGCCCCCGCCCGCGTATTGCTCTGCTACGGCATCTCCTACATCAGCATCGAGCAGGCGAAGAGGAACTACGATCTCGAGGCCGGAGATTCCTCGTTTGCGACGCTGCTGGAGCAGGGACAGGCCGCCTGGGCCAAAGTCACAGAACAGATCGCGGTCGAGGGCGGCACCGAGGCACAACGCCGCTCCTTCTACACCGCACTCTATCGCACGCACGAGCGCATGGTCGATATCAACGAGCACGGCCGGTATTTCAGCGGCTATGACCGACAGGTGCATCGCAGCGACCGTCCCTTCTACGTCGATGACTGGGTCTGGGACACCTACCTCGCCACGCATCCCCTGCGCACGATCCTCGACCCGCAGATGCAAAGCGACGTGCTGAACTCCTACACGCTCATGTATCAGCAAAGCGGCTGGCTGCCGACCTTCCCGCAGGTTTTCGGCAACCGGATGTGCATGAACGCCTATCACTCGGCGTCGCTCTTTCTGGACGCCCACCGCAAGGGCATCACAGGCTACGACCTGCAGGTCGCGTACGCCGGTATCAAAAAGAACCTGACCGAAGGAACCCTCCTCCCGTGGCGACAGGGACACGCCAAGGTCGGGTTCGACGACTTCTTCTATGCGCAAGGTTACTTCCCGGCCCTGCACCCGGGCGAAAAGGAGACCGAACCGCTGGTGGATGGCTTTGAGAAACGCCAGCCCGTCGCGATCACGCTCGGCGTGGCGTTCGACGCATGGACGCTCGCGCAATTGGCCAAGGATCTCGGCAAGACGGATGATTTCGAATCCTTCTCCCTCGTGGGGGGATTTTACCGGAATCTCTGGCATCCGCAGGAGCGGCTCTTCATGCCGAAAGACGACAAGGGCGAGTGGATCATGATCGATCCGAAGACCGCCGGCGGACCGGGCTACCGGGAGTATTACGACGAGAACAACGGCTGGACCTATGCCTGGCAGGTCCAGCACGACATCCCCGGGTTGGTCGAACTGCTCGGGGGGGCCAAGGCGACGGAGGCCCGGCTCGACCAGCTGTTCCGCGAGCCGCTCGGGATGCCGCGCAGGCTGTTCTATGTTGATGGAGCGAATTCAACCGGCTTGGTCGGCCAGTTCGCCATGGGCAACGAGCCGTCGTTCCACATTCCGTTTCTCTACAATTATGTCGGAGCCCCTTGGAAGACCCAGAAGCGCACCCGCTTCCTCCTGGATGTGTGGTTCAAGGATAACATCTTTGGCATCCCCGGTGACGAGGACGGTGGCGGCATGTCGGCCTTCGTCGTTTTCACCTCGATGGGGTTGTATCCCGTCACCCCAGGACTGCCATATTACACGATCACCAGTCCGATATTCACGCGGACCACGATCCATCTGCAAAACGGCAGATCGTTCACGGTCGTCGCGCCCGGCGCCAGCCGCGAGAAGAAGTATATTCAGAAAGCCAGGCTCAACGGCCGACCGCTGGACACACCGTTCATCAGCCACGCGGCGATCATGCAAGGTGGCACCTTGGAATTGGAACTGGGCGAATTACCTGACAAAATCTGGGGCCTCGGCCAGCCTCCGCCCGGATACCCGTCGCCCTGA